In one Sphingomonas hankookensis genomic region, the following are encoded:
- a CDS encoding serine hydrolase has protein sequence MVPMMMLAAIMSPSAQAQPAAATIESRAREVVALLGGTGDYDATFAPSFRTAVPRARFDAIAAQLQQALGKPTGVAAIEATGPWAAQIRIAYDGGTLNADLTLDPGGSHQIIGLLAKGAEPRGPAAQTLDAVVEQLAAQNGTSVFALARLGDGSPRLEKARNATTPIAIGSAFKLVILAELVRSIEAGERKWSDVVTLDGSALPGGGYAQQPKGTQIALRELAERMISVSDNSATDILLFHLGRAKVEAMLPVVGFTDGGVRNVPFLGALEVFKLKGVDGGALGTRYLAMDAKARRAFLDGPVRDTPIAAIPRDLFQNGKPLRIVELEWFASPNDLIRAMDWLRRHMDGTAGAELRAILSKNPGLPDATKHWRYVGYKGGSEPGVLTMTFLLQAGNGAWYALTAGINDPARDVDTLKFTGLMNRALDLAAPR, from the coding sequence ATGGTGCCCATGATGATGCTGGCCGCGATCATGTCGCCGTCGGCGCAGGCGCAGCCGGCCGCCGCGACGATCGAGAGCCGCGCTCGCGAGGTCGTCGCGCTGCTGGGGGGCACCGGCGACTATGATGCGACCTTTGCGCCGTCGTTCCGCACCGCCGTACCCCGCGCGCGGTTCGACGCGATCGCCGCACAGTTGCAGCAGGCGCTCGGCAAGCCGACCGGTGTGGCGGCGATCGAGGCGACCGGCCCATGGGCGGCACAGATCCGCATCGCCTATGACGGCGGTACCCTGAACGCGGACCTGACGCTCGATCCAGGTGGCAGTCATCAGATCATCGGCCTGCTGGCGAAGGGCGCCGAACCGCGCGGTCCGGCGGCGCAGACGCTGGACGCGGTGGTGGAACAGCTGGCCGCCCAGAATGGCACGAGCGTGTTCGCACTCGCCCGGCTGGGCGACGGGTCGCCGCGTCTGGAAAAGGCCCGCAACGCTACTACCCCCATCGCGATCGGATCGGCGTTCAAGCTGGTGATCCTCGCCGAACTGGTCCGCTCGATCGAGGCAGGCGAGCGCAAATGGAGCGACGTCGTCACGCTCGACGGGTCGGCGCTGCCCGGCGGCGGCTATGCGCAGCAGCCAAAGGGCACGCAGATCGCGCTGCGGGAACTCGCGGAACGGATGATTTCGGTCAGCGACAACAGCGCGACCGACATCCTGCTGTTCCACCTTGGCCGGGCAAAGGTGGAGGCGATGTTGCCGGTCGTCGGCTTTACCGATGGCGGCGTGCGCAATGTGCCCTTTCTTGGCGCACTGGAGGTCTTCAAGCTGAAAGGCGTGGACGGTGGCGCGCTGGGCACGCGCTATCTGGCGATGGATGCGAAGGCGCGGCGGGCGTTTCTCGATGGGCCGGTGCGCGACACGCCGATTGCCGCCATTCCGCGCGACCTGTTCCAGAACGGAAAGCCGCTGCGCATCGTCGAACTGGAATGGTTCGCCAGCCCCAACGACCTGATCCGCGCGATGGACTGGCTGCGGCGGCATATGGACGGAACGGCCGGAGCGGAGCTTCGCGCCATATTGTCGAAAAATCCCGGCTTGCCCGATGCGACGAAGCATTGGCGCTATGTCGGGTACAAGGGCGGTTCGGAACCTGGCGTGCTGACCATGACCTTCCTGCTGCAGGCCGGTAATGGTGCATGGTATGCGCTGACGGCCGGGATCAACGATCCCGCGCGCGATGTCGATACGTTGAAATTCACCGGGCTGATGAACCGCGCGCTGGACCTTGCCGCGCCGCGATAA